Proteins from a genomic interval of Methanoplanus endosymbiosus:
- a CDS encoding methyl-accepting chemotaxis protein — translation MGVNKADPSGSDSEFMEYNSDMSKDDYIKENADLKTQLRLARNFILALSKGENIEDITEEYSGNTEILKNNINETGAIINNVLNELNLITKSAIDGKLDTRGNSDEFPGGWGSIISKVNNTLDAVVGPLNVSAEYVERISRGDIPERITDNYNGDFNEIKNNLNLCIDAVNLLVEDTNMLAEAGVQGRLDTRADVSRHAGDFAAIIRGVNETLDAVVGPLNVSAEYVERISRGDIPERITDNYNGDFNEIKNNLNLCIDAVNLLVEDTNMLAEAGVQGRLDTRADVSRHAGDFAAIIRGVNETLDAVVGPLNVSAEYVERISRGDIPERITDNYNGDFNEIKNNLNLCIDAVNLLVEDTNMIAEAGVQGRLDTRADVSRHAGDFAAIIRGVNNTLDAVVGPLNVSAEYVERISRGDIPERITDNYNGDFNEIKNNLNLCIDAVNLLVEDTNTLAEAGVQGRLDTRADVSRHAGDFAAIIRGVNNTLDAVVGPLNVSAEYVERISRGDIPERITDNYNGDFNEIKNNLNLCIDAVNLLVEDTNMLAEAGVQGRLDTRADVSRHAGDFAAIIRGVNETLDAVVGPLNVSAEYVERISRGDIPERITDNYNGDFNEIKNNLNLCIDAVNLLVEDTNMLAEAGVQGRLDTRADVSRHAGDFAAIIRGVNETLDAVVGPLNVSAEYVERISRGDIPERITDNYNGDFNEIKNNLNLCIDAVNLLVEDTGMLTKAASEGKITIRADVSRHAGDFAEIVRGVNETLDAIVEPVKKVIDIANRVGISILDTTKGIDEVTRAIEQVAVNTQQTSEDSRRQIEYIEDAAREISDLSASIEEIASTSQEVKGSAEEVTSLGQEAKNLGNIANNKMQEVEKISLLSVKEIDALNEKMVEISNIIKLITDISNQTNLLALNAAIEAARAGEHGRGFAVVAGEVKNLAGDSKKATDNIEKLIIGIQKDSSKTAESMKSAYNEIQSGIESVNETIIALNSMVIGADNAGRAINEIAKATEDQADATNRVMQTMEKTTQVTHKNMKRIEDIAALTEEVSASSEEVGSGADEVAGMAEDLKKSVEVFKV, via the coding sequence ATGGGAGTTAACAAAGCGGATCCATCAGGATCTGATTCCGAATTCATGGAGTATAATTCGGATATGTCAAAGGATGATTACATAAAGGAGAATGCAGATTTAAAGACGCAGCTCAGACTTGCCAGAAATTTTATCCTTGCTCTCTCTAAAGGAGAGAATATAGAAGACATCACTGAAGAATACTCCGGAAATACTGAAATATTAAAGAATAACATCAATGAAACCGGAGCGATTATAAATAATGTATTGAATGAACTGAATCTGATAACAAAATCAGCAATTGATGGCAAACTCGATACCAGAGGGAACTCTGATGAATTCCCCGGAGGATGGGGTTCAATCATCTCCAAAGTTAATAATACACTTGACGCAGTTGTCGGGCCGCTGAATGTCTCAGCCGAATACGTGGAGAGAATAAGCAGGGGTGATATTCCTGAGAGGATTACTGACAACTACAACGGCGACTTCAACGAGATCAAGAACAATCTCAATCTCTGCATTGATGCTGTAAACCTTCTGGTGGAGGACACCAATATGCTCGCAGAGGCCGGAGTGCAGGGAAGGCTTGATACAAGAGCTGATGTTTCCAGGCATGCAGGGGATTTTGCGGCCATAATCAGGGGCGTAAATGAGACGCTTGACGCAGTTGTCGGGCCGCTGAATGTCTCAGCCGAATACGTGGAGAGAATAAGCAGGGGTGATATTCCGGAGAGGATTACTGACAACTACAACGGCGACTTCAACGAGATCAAGAACAACCTCAATCTCTGCATTGATGCCGTAAACCTCCTGGTGGAAGATACCAATATGCTCGCAGAGGCCGGAGTGCAGGGAAGGCTTGATACAAGAGCTGATGTTTCCAGGCATGCCGGAGATTTTGCGGCCATAATCAGGGGCGTAAATGAGACGCTTGACGCAGTTGTCGGGCCGCTGAATGTCTCAGCCGAATACGTGGAGAGAATAAGCAGGGGTGACATTCCTGAGAGGATTACTGACAACTACAACGGCGACTTCAACGAGATCAAGAACAATCTCAATCTCTGTATTGATGCCGTAAACCTCCTGGTGGAAGATACCAATATGATCGCAGAGGCCGGAGTGCAGGGAAGGCTTGATACAAGAGCTGATGTTTCCAGGCATGCCGGAGATTTTGCGGCCATAATCCGGGGTGTCAATAACACACTTGACGCAGTTGTCGGGCCGCTGAATGTCTCAGCCGAATACGTGGAGAGAATAAGCAGGGGTGACATTCCTGAGAGGATTACTGACAACTACAACGGCGACTTCAACGAGATCAAGAACAACCTCAATCTCTGCATTGATGCCGTAAACCTCCTGGTGGAAGATACCAATACGCTGGCAGAAGCCGGAGTTCAGGGCAGGCTTGATACAAGAGCTGATGTTTCCAGGCATGCCGGAGATTTTGCGGCCATAATCAGGGGTGTCAATAACACACTTGACGCAGTTGTCGGGCCGCTGAATGTCTCAGCCGAATACGTGGAGAGAATAAGCAGGGGTGACATTCCTGAGAGGATTACTGACAACTACAACGGCGACTTCAACGAGATCAAGAACAATCTCAATCTCTGCATTGATGCTGTAAACCTTCTGGTGGAAGATACCAATATGCTCGCAGAGGCCGGAGTGCAGGGAAGGCTTGATACAAGAGCTGATGTTTCCAGGCATGCCGGAGATTTTGCGGCCATAATCAGGGGCGTAAATGAGACGCTTGACGCAGTTGTCGGGCCGCTGAATGTCTCAGCCGAATACGTGGAGAGAATAAGCAGGGGTGACATTCCGGAGAGGATTACTGACAACTACAACGGCGACTTCAACGAGATCAAGAACAATCTCAATCTCTGCATTGATGCTGTAAACCTTCTGGTGGAAGATACCAATATGCTCGCAGAGGCCGGAGTGCAGGGAAGGCTTGATACAAGAGCTGATGTTTCCAGGCATGCCGGAGATTTTGCGGCCATAATCAGGGGCGTAAATGAGACGCTTGACGCAGTTGTCGGGCCGCTGAATGTCTCAGCCGAATACGTGGAGAGAATAAGCAGGGGTGACATTCCGGAGAGGATTACTGACAACTACAACGGCGACTTCAACGAGATCAAGAACAACCTCAATCTCTGCATTGATGCCGTAAACCTTCTGGTGGAAGACACAGGTATGCTTACAAAAGCGGCATCAGAAGGAAAAATTACTATAAGAGCTGATGTATCGCGCCATGCAGGAGACTTTGCAGAAATTGTAAGAGGAGTAAATGAGACGCTTGACGCAATAGTGGAGCCGGTTAAAAAAGTAATAGATATTGCAAACAGAGTTGGCATAAGTATTCTTGATACCACCAAGGGTATAGATGAAGTAACCAGAGCCATAGAGCAGGTTGCAGTCAATACCCAGCAGACTTCAGAGGATTCAAGAAGGCAGATAGAATATATAGAAGATGCTGCAAGGGAAATATCAGATCTGTCAGCTTCAATTGAAGAGATTGCAAGTACATCTCAGGAAGTCAAAGGCTCTGCCGAGGAGGTTACGTCACTTGGTCAGGAAGCTAAAAACCTTGGAAATATTGCAAATAACAAGATGCAGGAAGTAGAGAAGATCTCTTTATTAAGTGTGAAAGAAATTGACGCACTCAATGAGAAGATGGTTGAGATTAGCAATATAATAAAACTCATAACAGATATCTCAAACCAGACAAATCTCCTTGCATTAAATGCCGCGATTGAAGCTGCAAGGGCCGGAGAACACGGGCGCGGATTCGCAGTAGTTGCCGGAGAGGTCAAAAACCTGGCAGGAGATTCAAAGAAGGCTACGGACAACATTGAAAAACTCATAATTGGAATTCAGAAAGACAGCTCTAAGACTGCTGAATCAATGAAATCTGCATATAATGAAATTCAGTCAGGCATTGAAAGCGTGAATGAAACAATTATTGCCTTAAACAGTATGGTAATCGGTGCTGACAATGCCGGAAGGGCAATAAATGAAATAGCAAAAGCCACCGAAGATCAGGCAGATGCCACCAACCGTGTAATGCAGACAATGGAAAAGACCACACAGGTTACCCACAAAAACATGAAGAGAATAGAGGATATTGCAGCACTGACTGAGGAAGTCTCCGCTTCATCTGAAGAGGTCGGAAGCGGAGCTGACGAAGTGGCAGGAATGGCAGAAGACCTTAAAAAATCAGTTGAAGTCTTTAAGGTATAA
- a CDS encoding UvrD-helicase domain-containing protein: MPVRYFRGRRGEYFHELEQIKEVAGVLEGEFKDENVFLLTNIKLAKTEIDCIILTVNGPVILDLKNYCGTVYGDDYPQKPWKVVTNSGEETELHRNLFDQLITQRGEFNRQYQKIREKHFGYIDQKEAGRIAAWGYFRKGSTYPDGQIDKWEFPWFAVVTADSLAERLCYNNTGYELLDEELEVIVKELYLDEYDFDVRKKTVPDGQIPTNINGGSNDENTDFTGVFYPDDPLASGIISISPDDEPTTDTISIPEEYGQISGIIPITPKENSPSSDTGLESIRNKMPEEKNPERIIPKNNFLPSFRIPEDNSGEPPVAEGFTSEDITERPNPLSDDQKKAVLSDSRKVRVIAGAGTGKTEVITRKILHLLLVQKVPPSSIVAFTYTKKAARSMKGRIYEQIENLAGEEACARLGEMYVGTIHGFCLKLLQQNCGYRNYTELDEHKEMAFLLRTGWKFLKTDRGNYAGECNKFLNSLNIYYSELIDPSKLEREAPEFSEWVKSYENEMTKFRLLSYNRMVDLAVSHIMEKPEIIRNIRHLIVDEYQDINHAQEKLIKLIGFLANLFVVGDPRQTIYQWRGSDDKCFENFGKDAQSLSLSNNRRSGREIIDFSNSIAKKSVKNYDDLIPVRESESGVLIIENNTDLSEAKWIAKQIKRYVDCGKCRYRDFAVILRSVKISAPLIIKTFREEEIPAIIAGNVNLFNSPEVEGIAKIIIWFDNDGYYKKKKRDYFINGDDLLFSGISDWKGAAGEIFSENYESKIRALKKVVLSGGFPNLIDIYYTLLEILGYKSLNPENPDEYTIIANLGRFSELLNDFESANRMGGSRYPVENILSWLTEYINAYAADSYGVQTSDDVKSAEAVQIVTIHQAKGLEWPVVFVPSMNQGIFPSTKKGGIKEKLIPSGLYDAERYEGSMESERKLHYVASTRAKDLLVLSYYAYYNNKSKEPGLFIKDALKTGAFPFINDRENLPDIEILSVQENDENLIYTVGELVNYRRCPYMFRLRSVLGYQSGIADMIGYGNALHHCLYEAAEEIKNGSHPVNAVVHSVDSRFTMPFVNEEKLNKIKSSAKKQLARFASENEQDMRVIKNVESKVEFPANGTTISGRADIILKDGEGIEVRDYKTSDTVATDEEVAFQVQLYSLGFNSAGEKVNAGSVAYIKDCILRDVDVSDESLTNAKDMAVDYIQKIGSQEFCPNPGEICRRCDYKSICRWKEGEIDHPRFYGIDNDGKYGSSYEKAGKHCTMDNETKSKNYADRTDMKYSPVKSGTGSAVDDRNNNPESDNYSQIISACDALLNELHSASPPSSLKALSELRRYTEGEAEIKAKRLYDRIKLRVDNKIPILPDEIVSAGESLADMMLRR; the protein is encoded by the coding sequence ATGCCGGTCAGATATTTCAGGGGGAGAAGAGGGGAGTATTTTCATGAGCTTGAACAGATAAAAGAAGTTGCAGGGGTTCTTGAAGGAGAGTTTAAGGACGAAAATGTATTTCTTTTAACAAATATAAAACTTGCAAAAACTGAGATTGACTGCATAATCCTGACTGTGAACGGGCCTGTAATTCTTGATCTAAAAAACTACTGTGGAACTGTTTATGGTGACGATTATCCACAGAAACCCTGGAAAGTTGTCACAAATTCCGGAGAGGAGACTGAGCTCCACAGAAATCTTTTTGACCAGTTAATAACCCAGAGGGGGGAATTTAACCGGCAGTATCAGAAGATCAGGGAGAAACATTTTGGATATATTGATCAGAAAGAAGCAGGAAGAATTGCAGCGTGGGGATATTTCAGAAAGGGGAGCACTTACCCTGACGGGCAGATCGACAAGTGGGAATTTCCCTGGTTTGCGGTTGTCACTGCTGACTCTCTTGCTGAAAGGCTCTGTTATAACAATACCGGATATGAACTTCTCGATGAGGAACTTGAGGTCATCGTAAAAGAACTTTATCTTGATGAATATGATTTTGATGTCCGTAAAAAAACAGTTCCTGACGGACAAATACCTACTAACATAAATGGGGGATCTAACGATGAAAATACGGATTTTACGGGTGTTTTTTACCCGGACGATCCTTTGGCATCTGGTATAATATCCATATCACCAGATGATGAACCAACAACTGACACAATATCCATACCGGAAGAATATGGACAAATATCCGGTATAATACCTATAACACCAAAAGAAAATTCACCATCATCAGATACAGGATTAGAATCCATCCGGAATAAAATGCCTGAAGAGAAGAATCCTGAAAGAATAATTCCAAAGAATAATTTCCTCCCGTCATTCAGAATTCCGGAGGACAACTCAGGCGAACCTCCGGTTGCTGAAGGATTTACATCAGAAGATATTACAGAGAGGCCAAACCCGCTTTCTGATGACCAGAAAAAGGCAGTTTTGTCTGACAGCAGAAAAGTGAGGGTTATTGCCGGAGCCGGCACAGGCAAGACAGAAGTAATTACAAGGAAGATACTTCACCTTCTTTTGGTACAGAAAGTCCCGCCTTCATCCATTGTAGCATTTACATATACAAAAAAAGCTGCCCGCAGTATGAAGGGCAGAATCTACGAACAGATTGAAAACCTTGCCGGAGAAGAAGCCTGTGCCAGACTGGGAGAGATGTACGTCGGCACAATTCACGGATTCTGCCTCAAACTTCTTCAGCAGAACTGTGGTTACAGGAATTACACTGAACTTGATGAACATAAAGAGATGGCATTTCTTCTCCGGACAGGCTGGAAATTTCTAAAGACTGACAGAGGTAATTATGCGGGTGAATGCAATAAATTCCTCAATTCACTTAATATCTATTATTCTGAACTTATTGACCCCTCAAAACTTGAAAGAGAAGCACCTGAATTTTCAGAATGGGTAAAATCCTATGAAAACGAGATGACAAAGTTCAGGTTACTCTCCTATAACAGAATGGTTGATCTTGCTGTCAGCCATATAATGGAAAAACCTGAAATCATCAGAAATATAAGGCATCTTATAGTTGATGAGTACCAGGATATAAACCATGCACAGGAGAAACTAATTAAACTGATTGGATTTTTGGCAAATCTCTTTGTGGTGGGGGATCCAAGGCAGACAATTTACCAGTGGAGAGGTTCAGATGATAAATGCTTTGAGAATTTCGGGAAGGATGCGCAGTCATTGTCCCTCAGTAATAACCGCCGCAGTGGAAGAGAGATCATAGATTTCTCAAACAGCATTGCAAAGAAATCTGTTAAAAATTATGATGATCTGATTCCGGTACGTGAGTCGGAATCAGGAGTATTAATTATTGAGAACAATACTGATCTTTCAGAGGCAAAATGGATTGCAAAGCAGATAAAAAGATATGTGGACTGTGGTAAGTGCAGGTACAGGGATTTTGCAGTCATTTTAAGGTCTGTCAAAATATCTGCACCATTAATTATCAAAACATTCAGGGAAGAGGAAATTCCGGCGATAATTGCAGGCAATGTAAACCTTTTTAACAGTCCTGAGGTAGAGGGCATTGCCAAAATTATAATCTGGTTTGATAATGACGGGTACTATAAGAAGAAAAAACGGGATTATTTCATCAATGGCGATGACCTTTTATTCTCCGGAATTTCGGACTGGAAAGGGGCTGCCGGAGAGATATTTTCTGAAAATTATGAGAGTAAAATCCGTGCATTAAAAAAAGTAGTATTATCCGGAGGTTTTCCGAATCTCATTGATATTTATTATACTCTGCTTGAAATTCTGGGATATAAATCCCTTAACCCCGAAAATCCGGATGAATACACAATAATTGCAAACCTTGGCCGGTTTTCAGAACTTTTAAACGATTTTGAATCGGCAAACCGCATGGGCGGCTCACGATATCCGGTTGAGAACATACTCTCATGGCTGACTGAATATATCAATGCCTATGCCGCTGACAGTTACGGCGTTCAGACTTCCGATGATGTAAAATCTGCCGAAGCCGTTCAGATTGTGACAATACATCAGGCAAAAGGACTTGAATGGCCGGTTGTGTTCGTCCCTTCAATGAATCAGGGAATATTTCCATCAACAAAGAAAGGAGGTATAAAGGAGAAGTTAATTCCCTCCGGACTTTATGATGCCGAAAGATATGAAGGAAGCATGGAATCGGAGAGAAAACTCCATTACGTTGCCTCAACAAGAGCAAAGGATCTTCTGGTCCTCAGCTATTATGCTTACTATAACAATAAAAGCAAAGAACCCGGACTATTTATAAAAGATGCACTTAAAACAGGGGCATTTCCATTCATAAACGACAGGGAGAACCTGCCCGACATTGAAATATTATCAGTTCAGGAGAATGATGAAAATCTCATCTATACTGTCGGGGAACTTGTAAATTACAGAAGATGCCCCTATATGTTCAGGCTCAGATCTGTTCTGGGATATCAGTCAGGGATTGCAGATATGATTGGCTATGGTAATGCCCTTCATCACTGCCTCTACGAAGCTGCGGAAGAGATCAAAAACGGCAGCCATCCGGTTAACGCCGTTGTACACTCGGTTGATTCACGATTTACAATGCCTTTTGTAAACGAAGAGAAGCTTAATAAAATTAAATCTTCTGCAAAAAAACAGCTTGCACGGTTTGCAAGTGAAAATGAACAGGATATGAGGGTCATTAAAAATGTTGAATCTAAGGTGGAATTTCCTGCCAACGGTACAACGATCTCCGGAAGGGCAGACATCATACTCAAAGACGGCGAGGGAATTGAGGTCAGGGACTACAAAACATCAGATACAGTTGCCACAGATGAGGAAGTTGCCTTTCAGGTTCAGTTATATTCGCTTGGATTTAATAGTGCAGGTGAAAAAGTGAATGCCGGCTCTGTAGCCTATATTAAAGACTGCATACTCAGAGATGTCGATGTCAGTGATGAAAGCCTCACCAATGCAAAAGATATGGCTGTTGATTATATCCAAAAGATTGGCAGCCAGGAGTTCTGCCCAAATCCGGGGGAGATATGCAGGAGATGTGATTATAAATCCATATGCAGATGGAAGGAAGGAGAGATTGACCATCCGCGGTTTTATGGCATTGATAATGACGGAAAATATGGCAGTAGTTATGAAAAAGCCGGCAAACATTGCACAATGGATAATGAGACTAAAAGCAAAAACTATGCGGACCGGACAGATATGAAATATTCACCAGTAAAATCCGGAACCGGCAGTGCTGTTGATGACAGGAACAATAATCCAGAATCTGATAATTATAGTCAGATAATTTCTGCATGTGATGCATTATTAAATGAACTGCACAGTGCCAGCCCTCCTTCCTCACTGAAAGCCCTCTCAGAACTGAGAAGATATACTGAAGGTGAGGCAGAAATAAAGGCGAAGAGGTTATATGACCGGATAAAATTAAGGGTTGACAATAAAATCCCTATTCTTCCGGACGAGATTGTCTCTGCCGGAGAAAGTCTTGCTGATATGATGCTCAGAAGATGA
- a CDS encoding chemotaxis protein CheW, with protein MSSAIDIVEFELGGELYALDINLAREIVEMMPITPIPRSADYISGIINLRGEITNIVNLAKLLKLPEKDAENKNIIVLTNTDSRGSKIGIIVDSVHSVMQISEEDVEQINENMASDLNTYVKGIIKVSDKNGFSEQHGNYSSLIIWLDLAKILDELVIKTKSSKPVTTEQIT; from the coding sequence ATGTCATCAGCAATAGATATCGTTGAATTTGAACTTGGGGGGGAATTATATGCCCTTGACATCAATCTGGCCCGTGAAATAGTCGAGATGATGCCAATAACACCAATCCCAAGATCAGCAGATTACATCTCAGGAATAATAAATCTCAGAGGCGAGATTACAAACATTGTAAATCTTGCAAAACTGCTTAAGCTGCCTGAAAAGGATGCTGAAAATAAAAATATCATTGTTTTGACAAATACAGACAGCAGAGGGTCAAAAATAGGCATTATAGTTGATTCTGTTCATAGCGTAATGCAGATCTCAGAAGAAGATGTTGAACAGATCAATGAGAATATGGCCTCCGATTTAAACACCTATGTTAAGGGAATTATTAAGGTCAGTGACAAAAACGGATTTTCCGAACAGCACGGAAACTACAGCAGCCTGATAATATGGCTTGACCTTGCCAAAATACTGGATGAACTGGTAATTAAAACAAAGAGCAGTAAACCAGTAACAACTGAACAGATAACATAA